From Candidatus Zixiibacteriota bacterium, one genomic window encodes:
- a CDS encoding ABC transporter permease: MRYETFIARRYLHSGRYFVSVSTWITILGVMLGVAVVCFVMSMHNGFESEIRSRLLGTTSHISVFPLGEPFIDNYGELIDTLENIDGVVAASPFIYYKAAIASASAGDGIVLRGIDPEMERRTSSVAQNVTIGDYDFSPIVEDGDSIPGMIIGANLAERLGVFLGSSVALYSLRGEDLHRRARPRVARFYISGLLETGMYEFDAQMAYISLTSAQKLFRTGDAVTTVHLKLSDVYLAEGLAPMIDSALGFRYDVVPWNELHRNLFTWIALEKKILFLGFILIVLVAAFSIISTLVMLTMEKRTEIGILKTIGSTPSSIRKIFVYKGLVIATYGVVLGWGLAIIAALLQNRYEIISLPPDIYFISYLPIEIHPLDFLIAGALTYGICFLAALYPAYQAARLSVIDVLRR; this comes from the coding sequence ATGCGGTACGAAACATTCATTGCTCGTCGTTATTTACATTCCGGCCGGTACTTTGTCTCGGTGTCAACCTGGATCACCATTCTTGGTGTAATGCTGGGGGTCGCAGTGGTCTGTTTTGTGATGTCGATGCACAACGGTTTCGAATCTGAGATTCGTTCCCGTTTACTGGGTACCACTTCCCACATCTCTGTTTTCCCTCTGGGGGAACCGTTCATCGATAATTACGGTGAGCTGATTGATACTCTGGAGAACATTGACGGGGTGGTGGCAGCTTCGCCGTTTATTTATTATAAAGCGGCTATTGCATCGGCCTCAGCCGGAGACGGCATAGTTCTGCGTGGCATCGATCCCGAAATGGAACGTCGAACATCATCTGTCGCCCAAAATGTCACCATCGGTGATTACGATTTCAGCCCCATTGTTGAAGATGGTGACTCCATTCCGGGCATGATTATTGGTGCTAACCTGGCCGAACGGCTGGGCGTTTTTCTAGGTTCCTCGGTGGCTCTGTACTCACTACGAGGAGAAGATCTCCATCGTCGTGCCCGCCCTCGGGTAGCCCGGTTCTATATTTCCGGTCTGCTCGAAACCGGCATGTATGAGTTCGACGCTCAGATGGCGTATATTTCTCTGACCTCCGCCCAGAAACTTTTTCGCACCGGTGATGCCGTTACTACGGTCCATCTGAAGCTGAGTGATGTCTATCTAGCCGAAGGGTTAGCCCCGATGATCGACTCTGCTCTGGGTTTCAGATACGACGTAGTGCCCTGGAATGAACTGCATCGCAATCTTTTCACCTGGATCGCCCTGGAGAAGAAGATTCTGTTTCTGGGCTTTATCCTGATTGTGCTGGTGGCCGCCTTCTCAATAATTTCCACCCTGGTCATGTTGACGATGGAAAAACGAACCGAAATTGGGATTCTGAAAACAATCGGTTCGACACCAAGTTCGATCCGTAAAATATTTGTATACAAGGGATTAGTAATTGCGACCTATGGCGTAGTACTTGGCTGGGGGTTGGCTATTATTGCCGCTTTGTTGCAAAACCGCTATGAGATCATTTCATTGCCACCAGATATCTATTTTATTAGCTATCTGCCTATCGAAATACACCCGCTCGATTTTCTCATCGCTGGTGCTCTCACCTATGGTATCTGCTTCCTCGCGGCGTTATATCCAGCATATCAGGCGGCGCGTCTTTCGGTAATCGATGTTTTGAGGCGTTAA